ACGGCGTCGCCCGCGTTGTGCCCGAAGCGGTCGTTGATCGACTTGAAGCCGTCCAGGTCGCAGAAGAGGACCGCGAGCCCCTTGGTGCCGTCGTCCCGGTCGCCCTCGGGGGCGATGGTGTGCACATGGTGGTCGTAGCCGTCGTAGGGCTGTGGACCGGAGTCGAAGTCGAAGCCGTGGTCATGACCGCCGTCGCCCGCCGGATGGACCGGGTGGCCGTAGGCCGCGTCCAGCGAGGCGAGTTCCTCGGCGTGCGCCGACTGCGGGCGCCGGCACAGGCGGGCGGCGAGCCGGGAGCGCAGCTCGGCGCTGTTGGGCAGACCGGTCAGGGAGTCGTGGGAGGCGCGGTGGGCGAGGTGCAGCTCGCGGCGCTTGCGCTCCTCGATGTCCTCGACGTGGGTGAGCAGGAAGCGGGGCCCGTCGGCGGCGTCGGCGACCACCGAGTTGCGCAAAGAGACCCAGACGTAGCTGCCGTCGCGGCGGCCCAGGCGCAGCTCGGCCCGGCCGCCCTCGGCGGAGGTGCGCAGCAGGGTGCCTATGTCCTCGGGGTGGACGAGGTCGGAGAAGGAGTAGCGGCGCATCGCGGAGGCGGGGCGGCCCAGCAGCCGGCACAGGGCGTCGTTGGTGCGCAGGATCCGGCCGTGCTGGTCGCCGCCCATCTCGGCGATGGCCATGCCGGAGGGCGCGTACTCGAAGGCCTGCCGGAAGCTCTCCTCGCTGGCGCGCAGGGCCTGCTGCTCGCGCTCCAGGCGCACCAGGGCGCGCTGCATGTTCGCGCGCAGCCGGGCGTTGCTGATCGCGATGGCCGCCTGGAACGCGTACACCTGGAGCGCCTCGCGGCCCCAGGCGCCGGGGCGGCGGCCGTTGCGCGGGCGGTCCACGGAGAGCACGCCGAGCAGCTCGCCCGGGGAGCCGCCGGGCGCGCCGGGCGAGTACATCGGGGCGAAGAGCCGGTCGGAGGGGTGCCACTCGTCCTCGAAGCGGGGAGCGGGCCCGTCGGTGTACCACTGCGGGACGTCGTCGTCGTCGAGGACCCAGCCCTCGGTGTGCGGGATGAAGACCAGGTCGCCCCAGGACTCGCCCATGGTCAGCCGGCGCTCCCAGGAGGCGCGGGAGCCGACCCGGCCGGTGATCAGGGCCTCGGCGGCGGGGTTCCCGGAGAAGGCGGCGACGACGAGGTCGCCGTCGGGGCGTACGAGGTTGACGCACGCCAGTTCGTATCCGAGGCCGGTCACGACGCCGTCGGCCACGGTCTGGAGCGTGTCGGCCAGGCTGCGCGCGGTGTTCATGTCCGCCATGACCTGGTGCAGCTGCCGCAGGGTCGCAAGGCGGACGTACGGCTCCGACTCGGTCTCCATGCTCGCCCTCCCCCCGAGACCTCGCAGTGAATCAAAGGGTCTACTTCGGCGTATCGTGCGTGCGGTCTACGCCACTGAATCACAGCGTGAAGCCCACTCGGTACACAGGGTCAACAATTCACGCTGCTTGTGACTCAAGTCACAGGCGAACATGAACAATTGGGTAGAGTTTCTGCTTTTTCCCAAGCGTTGACGGAACGCAAACTCTCTCGTGTGCGGACATGATGCACGAGACGGCCGCCGAACGGGTCGGAATCGCTGGTTCCGATGTTTTCGCGGGGGTTCGACGGTTGCGGGGGGGGTCGACGGTTGCGGGGGTTCGACGGCTGTGGGGTTCGACGGCTGTGGGGTTCGACGGCTGCCCGCTGGGTCCGTGGACCTAGGTCCGGGCTCGGGCCATGGCCCGATGCGGGCGGCGCGGGCCGGTCATTAGCGTTGTTGTGTGCTGAACACTTCCTCCGCCCCGTCCTCCGCCCTCGCCCCGGCCTTTCCCGGGCATGCTGA
The sequence above is drawn from the Streptomyces sp. SAT1 genome and encodes:
- the cdgB gene encoding diguanylate cyclase CdgB → METESEPYVRLATLRQLHQVMADMNTARSLADTLQTVADGVVTGLGYELACVNLVRPDGDLVVAAFSGNPAAEALITGRVGSRASWERRLTMGESWGDLVFIPHTEGWVLDDDDVPQWYTDGPAPRFEDEWHPSDRLFAPMYSPGAPGGSPGELLGVLSVDRPRNGRRPGAWGREALQVYAFQAAIAISNARLRANMQRALVRLEREQQALRASEESFRQAFEYAPSGMAIAEMGGDQHGRILRTNDALCRLLGRPASAMRRYSFSDLVHPEDIGTLLRTSAEGGRAELRLGRRDGSYVWVSLRNSVVADAADGPRFLLTHVEDIEERKRRELHLAHRASHDSLTGLPNSAELRSRLAARLCRRPQSAHAEELASLDAAYGHPVHPAGDGGHDHGFDFDSGPQPYDGYDHHVHTIAPEGDRDDGTKGLAVLFCDLDGFKSINDRFGHNAGDAVLIEVARRLSGGVRDGDTVARLGGDEFVILADGLGRADAQDLAVRLRNEIIQPIRAEGRAVRVGASFGIGWAHCGMTADEVLKSADERMYVEKRSRPKQHRRAG